In a single window of the Phaeobacter sp. G2 genome:
- a CDS encoding aldehyde dehydrogenase family protein has product MPDTKTADATPIWFDPSLCLIGGVWTPACSGETLALVDPSDGSNLCQIARGGAADIDAAVAAAEAALAGDWGRMTALERGRILTRIGQLVLERVDELAALEVRDVGKPLTQARADAVALARYCEFYGGAADKVHGETIPYLDGYTVYTLREPHGVTGHIVPWNYPMQIIGRSVGAALTMGNACVLKPAEEACLTALAFAHIAQEAGLPAGALNVVPGIGAEAGAALTAHPQVHHISFTGSVATGALVQQAAGKNVVPVTLELGGKSPQLVFDDADLDAALPFLVNAGIQNGGQTCSASSRILVQRGVYDTVKARMSAAYGDLTVGPAADDLRLGPLISNRQKDIVEGFLAKGADLEIAGQGQIVDSAPATGAYVRPTLFADVPADHALAQQEIFGPVQVLIPFDTEEEALAIANGTEFGLVASVWTRDGARQMRLAKKLRAGQVFLNNYGAGGGAELPFGGVGKSGHGREKGFEALYGFSQLKTVAAHHG; this is encoded by the coding sequence ATGCCAGACACAAAAACAGCTGACGCAACCCCAATTTGGTTCGACCCAAGTCTCTGCCTGATTGGTGGCGTCTGGACGCCTGCCTGCTCTGGCGAAACGCTGGCGCTGGTGGATCCTTCGGATGGGTCGAACCTGTGCCAGATCGCCCGAGGCGGGGCCGCTGATATTGATGCCGCCGTTGCGGCAGCCGAGGCCGCGCTGGCGGGCGACTGGGGCCGGATGACCGCGCTGGAGCGGGGCCGCATCCTGACCCGTATTGGCCAACTGGTGCTGGAGCGGGTCGATGAACTGGCCGCGCTGGAAGTGCGCGACGTTGGCAAGCCCCTGACACAGGCGCGCGCAGATGCCGTGGCGCTGGCGCGCTATTGCGAATTCTACGGAGGTGCCGCCGATAAGGTGCATGGCGAAACCATTCCCTATCTGGACGGGTACACGGTTTACACCCTGCGCGAACCCCATGGGGTGACGGGCCATATCGTGCCCTGGAACTATCCGATGCAAATTATCGGCCGCTCGGTTGGCGCCGCCCTGACCATGGGCAATGCCTGCGTGCTGAAACCCGCCGAGGAGGCCTGCCTGACAGCGCTTGCCTTTGCCCATATCGCCCAGGAGGCCGGTCTGCCCGCCGGGGCGCTGAATGTGGTTCCGGGCATCGGTGCCGAAGCCGGCGCGGCATTGACCGCCCATCCACAGGTGCATCACATCTCCTTTACTGGGTCGGTGGCCACGGGGGCGCTGGTGCAACAGGCCGCAGGCAAGAACGTGGTGCCAGTGACCTTGGAGTTGGGCGGCAAGTCACCGCAACTGGTGTTTGACGATGCCGATCTGGACGCCGCCCTGCCGTTTCTGGTCAATGCCGGCATTCAGAACGGTGGCCAGACCTGCTCTGCCTCCTCGCGTATTCTGGTTCAACGGGGGGTCTATGACACAGTCAAGGCGCGCATGTCCGCCGCCTATGGCGACCTGACCGTAGGCCCGGCTGCTGACGACCTGCGGCTTGGGCCACTGATCTCGAACCGGCAAAAAGACATTGTCGAAGGCTTTCTTGCCAAGGGGGCTGATCTTGAAATTGCCGGACAGGGGCAGATAGTGGACAGTGCCCCTGCAACGGGTGCCTATGTGCGACCGACGCTTTTTGCCGATGTCCCTGCGGACCATGCGCTGGCACAGCAGGAGATCTTTGGCCCGGTTCAGGTTCTGATCCCCTTTGATACCGAAGAAGAGGCCCTGGCAATTGCCAATGGCACCGAATTTGGCCTGGTTGCCAGCGTCTGGACCCGTGATGGGGCGCGGCAGATGCGTCTGGCCAAGAAGCTGCGGGCCGGTCAGGTATTTCTGAACAACTACGGCGCTGGCGGCGGTGCTGAACTGCCCTTTGGTGGCGTTGGAAAATCCGGCCACGGCCGCGAAAAAGGCTTTGAGGCGCTTTATGGGTTTTCCCAGCTGAAAACAGTGGCGGCCCATCACGGCTGA
- a CDS encoding GNAT family N-acetyltransferase: MVVSLSLILPREQTVFASVLAPYFHEVAPGAPIDPVKRAEQMLNRKDVTAFWLHHAAARIGFALVLNLPDDRRELSEFMIVPQYRRQGHGQEAASLILQEFPGRWRMGISEGSPQAAAFWGTCLSLVPGLSALQTGAPFTEHQTKSYTFDIAGPNNA; encoded by the coding sequence ATAGTGGTCTCACTGTCCTTGATCCTGCCCCGAGAGCAAACAGTCTTTGCCTCGGTTCTGGCGCCCTATTTCCACGAGGTGGCGCCCGGCGCGCCGATTGATCCGGTCAAGCGGGCGGAGCAGATGTTGAACCGCAAGGACGTCACTGCCTTTTGGCTGCATCACGCCGCAGCCCGCATTGGGTTTGCCCTGGTGCTGAACCTGCCGGATGACCGCCGCGAGCTGTCAGAGTTCATGATAGTGCCGCAGTATCGCCGTCAGGGCCACGGGCAAGAGGCCGCCAGCCTGATCCTGCAGGAGTTTCCCGGACGCTGGCGCATGGGCATTTCAGAAGGTTCCCCACAGGCTGCTGCCTTTTGGGGCACCTGTCTTAGCCTGGTGCCCGGCCTCAGCGCTCTGCAAACCGGCGCGCCCTTCACCGAACATCAGACCAAAAGCTACACATTTGATATTGCAGGACCCAATAATGCCTAA
- a CDS encoding dipeptide ABC transporter ATP-binding protein, with translation MTLLDISNLSLRIGTHKILKEVSLSVQAGEIVAITGESGSGKSLTAFTVMGLLPDTATTSGQITLSGTNLLSQSEAQMCGLRGHSIGMVFQEPMTALNPVKTIGDQVMETILIHKALPPDQAHARARELLDRVGLPADRFPLGRFPHELSGGQRQRVVIAMAIALRPKLLIADEPTTALDVTTQAQILELLRDLVREFDMGLMIITHDLAVVADLADRIVVMRHGEVVETGTTQELLHNMQHPYTKMLFAASNHQVTLPEPPAPSPLLEIKGAVRDYPLPRKSLFAKPEYFRAVKDVSFTLYRGERLGLVGESGCGKSTLTRAILGLEPLQGGDISLDGMAITTTQNPEIRRRMQVVFQDPFGSFNPRHRVDRLITEPFYTLTDPPTGSARSDLIAETLRAVGLQPEDAQKYVHQFSGGQRQRIAIARALITRPELILFDEAVSALDVSVRAQILDLLAELCEAYGLSYLFISHDLSVVRTITDRCLVMQKGEIVEAAPTEEIFAEPKHPYTRALIAAAPQLPDLAQGAA, from the coding sequence ATGACCTTGCTTGATATCTCCAACCTTTCGCTGCGGATCGGCACCCATAAGATCCTCAAAGAGGTCTCCTTGTCGGTGCAGGCTGGCGAAATTGTCGCCATCACCGGCGAAAGCGGCTCTGGCAAATCCCTGACCGCTTTTACCGTCATGGGCTTGCTGCCGGATACTGCGACCACCTCGGGTCAGATCACCCTGTCCGGCACCAACCTGCTAAGCCAGAGCGAGGCCCAGATGTGCGGGTTGCGGGGGCACAGCATCGGCATGGTGTTTCAGGAACCAATGACGGCGCTGAACCCGGTCAAAACCATCGGCGACCAGGTGATGGAAACCATCCTGATTCACAAGGCCCTGCCGCCGGATCAGGCCCACGCCCGGGCCCGCGAATTGCTCGACCGGGTTGGCCTGCCGGCGGATCGCTTCCCGCTTGGCCGCTTCCCACACGAGCTGTCAGGGGGGCAAAGGCAACGGGTGGTCATCGCCATGGCCATTGCCCTGCGCCCCAAGCTGCTGATCGCCGATGAACCCACCACGGCGCTGGATGTCACCACTCAGGCGCAAATTCTGGAGCTGCTGCGTGACCTGGTGCGGGAATTTGACATGGGGTTGATGATCATCACCCACGACCTGGCGGTGGTGGCCGATCTGGCCGATCGCATCGTGGTCATGCGCCATGGGGAGGTGGTGGAAACCGGCACCACCCAGGAGCTTTTGCACAATATGCAGCATCCCTACACCAAGATGTTGTTTGCAGCCTCCAACCATCAGGTGACCCTGCCAGAGCCCCCAGCGCCAAGCCCGCTGCTAGAAATCAAGGGTGCGGTACGGGACTATCCGCTGCCCCGCAAAAGCCTGTTTGCAAAGCCCGAGTATTTTCGCGCCGTCAAAGATGTCTCCTTTACCCTTTACCGGGGGGAACGCCTGGGGCTGGTGGGGGAGTCGGGCTGTGGGAAATCGACCCTAACACGGGCCATTTTGGGGCTAGAGCCGCTGCAGGGCGGTGACATCAGCCTGGATGGCATGGCGATCACCACCACCCAGAATCCGGAAATCCGCCGCCGCATGCAGGTGGTGTTTCAGGATCCCTTTGGCAGTTTCAACCCGCGTCACCGGGTTGATCGGCTGATCACCGAACCCTTTTACACCCTGACCGATCCGCCCACAGGCTCGGCCCGCAGCGATCTCATTGCCGAGACCCTGCGCGCGGTTGGGCTGCAGCCGGAAGATGCCCAAAAATATGTGCATCAGTTCTCCGGTGGCCAGCGCCAGCGCATCGCCATTGCCCGCGCGCTCATCACCCGTCCCGAGCTGATCTTGTTTGATGAGGCCGTCTCGGCGCTGGATGTTTCGGTGCGGGCGCAGATCCTGGATCTGCTGGCAGAGCTTTGTGAGGCTTATGGCCTCAGCTATCTGTTCATCAGCCATGACCTGAGTGTTGTGCGCACCATCACCGACCGCTGTCTGGTGATGCAGAAAGGCGAGATTGTCGAGGCCGCCCCGACCGAAGAAATCTTTGCCGAGCCCAAACACCCCTATACCCGCGCGCTGATCGCCGCGGCGCCACAGCTGCCAGACCTTGCACAGGGGGCGGCATAG
- a CDS encoding ABC transporter permease — MSRNLFLGCLLSSLVVLAALVSFIWTPFDHTAMDIPAKLQQPNGTHWLGTDHFGRDIFSMIMVGARTSIAVALVAVGIGMGLGVPLGLAAAANKGSWLDEIIMRANDLVFAFPSLVIAILITAIFGAGAINAIAAIGIFNIPVFARITRGAALSLWEREFILAARVSGKGAARISGEHILPNIANLLIVQGTIQFSLGILAEAGLSYVGLGAQPPTPSWGRMLADAQTMVSFAPHLALIPGSAIVITVLGLNLMGDGLRDWLDPKLRLAR; from the coding sequence ATGAGCCGTAATCTATTCCTGGGCTGTCTGCTCTCTTCGCTCGTGGTATTGGCGGCTTTGGTCTCGTTTATCTGGACGCCCTTTGATCATACGGCGATGGATATCCCGGCCAAGCTGCAACAGCCCAATGGCACCCACTGGCTGGGCACCGATCACTTTGGGCGCGACATCTTCTCGATGATCATGGTCGGGGCGCGGACCTCGATCGCCGTGGCCCTGGTCGCTGTCGGCATCGGCATGGGGCTGGGCGTGCCCCTGGGGCTGGCCGCCGCCGCCAACAAGGGCAGCTGGCTGGATGAAATCATCATGCGGGCCAATGATCTGGTCTTTGCCTTCCCGTCCTTGGTCATTGCCATCCTGATCACCGCCATCTTTGGCGCCGGCGCCATCAATGCCATCGCCGCCATCGGCATCTTTAACATCCCGGTCTTTGCCCGCATCACCCGGGGCGCGGCCCTGTCCCTTTGGGAACGTGAGTTCATCCTGGCCGCGCGGGTCTCGGGCAAGGGGGCGGCGCGCATTTCCGGCGAACATATCCTGCCCAATATCGCCAACCTGCTGATCGTGCAGGGCACCATTCAGTTCTCGCTTGGCATTCTGGCCGAGGCTGGCCTGTCCTATGTCGGGCTTGGCGCGCAACCGCCCACCCCCAGCTGGGGCCGCATGCTGGCGGATGCCCAAACCATGGTGAGCTTTGCCCCGCACCTCGCCCTTATTCCCGGCTCTGCCATTGTGATCACCGTGCTGGGGCTCAACCTGATGGGAGACGGCCTGCGTGACTGGCTGGACCCCAAACTGAGGCTGGCACGCTGA
- a CDS encoding ABC transporter permease, whose product MIRYALKRGLSLVISLAVASLVIFFVIEIAPGDPASFMLGINAEPETVAALRTELGLDQSKLQRYLAWVGGLLSGDFGMSYTYRTPVAGMIADRLWVSLPLALYALALSTLIAFPAGIYAAARRGKAGDMAVMGATQLGVAVPNFWFAMILVLIFAINLRWFGAGGFAGWDKGFGAAIHSLTLPAIALALPQAAILARVMRSSLLDILGEDFMRTARAKGLTRRQALWRHGLRNAMIPVLTIIGLQFSFLLAGAIIIEQVFFLPGLGRLVFQAISSRDLIVVESVVMILVFAVITVNFLVDLAYALVDPRLRSRT is encoded by the coding sequence ATGATTCGTTATGCTTTGAAACGCGGCCTGTCGCTGGTGATCAGCCTCGCAGTCGCCTCGCTGGTTATCTTTTTCGTCATCGAAATTGCGCCAGGAGACCCCGCCTCCTTTATGCTTGGCATCAATGCCGAGCCCGAAACCGTTGCCGCCCTGCGAACCGAACTGGGTTTGGACCAGAGCAAACTGCAGCGCTACCTCGCCTGGGTGGGTGGGCTGCTGAGTGGTGACTTTGGCATGTCCTATACCTATCGCACCCCCGTTGCGGGGATGATTGCCGATCGCCTGTGGGTGTCGCTGCCGCTGGCGCTTTATGCCCTGGCGCTATCGACGCTGATCGCCTTTCCTGCCGGGATCTATGCCGCCGCTCGTCGCGGCAAGGCCGGGGACATGGCGGTGATGGGGGCCACTCAGTTGGGAGTCGCGGTGCCCAATTTCTGGTTTGCCATGATCCTGGTGCTGATCTTTGCCATCAACCTGCGCTGGTTTGGCGCCGGCGGCTTTGCTGGCTGGGACAAAGGCTTTGGCGCCGCCATCCACTCGTTGACCCTGCCCGCCATCGCCCTGGCGCTGCCGCAGGCGGCGATTCTGGCCCGCGTCATGCGCTCTTCCCTGTTGGATATCCTGGGCGAAGATTTCATGCGCACCGCCCGTGCCAAAGGCCTGACCCGCCGGCAGGCGCTGTGGCGTCATGGCCTGCGCAACGCGATGATCCCGGTGCTGACCATCATTGGGCTGCAGTTTTCCTTTTTGCTGGCCGGCGCCATCATCATCGAACAGGTGTTTTTCCTGCCGGGTCTGGGGCGGCTGGTGTTTCAGGCAATTTCCTCACGCGATCTGATCGTGGTGGAATCCGTGGTGATGATCCTGGTCTTTGCCGTGATCACGGTGAATTTTCTGGTTGATCTAGCCTATGCGCTGGTCGACCCCCGTCTGAGGAGCCGCACATGA
- a CDS encoding cupin domain-containing protein translates to MIDIYPAGSRPSRKAPAQWFTGEVWMDPIIAAPAPARINALRVSFAPAARTAWHSHPLGQTLQIISGLGLVGLRDRAPQHMRPGDTIWIPPGVEHWHGAAPETAMVHLALQEEQDGSAADWLEHVTDADYLRSPESTY, encoded by the coding sequence ATGATTGATATCTACCCCGCGGGCAGTCGACCCAGCCGCAAAGCCCCGGCCCAATGGTTCACCGGAGAAGTCTGGATGGATCCGATCATTGCTGCCCCTGCCCCCGCCCGGATCAATGCCCTGCGGGTGAGCTTTGCCCCGGCTGCGCGCACCGCCTGGCACAGCCATCCCCTGGGACAAACATTGCAGATCATCAGCGGCTTGGGCCTGGTTGGACTGCGTGACCGCGCCCCGCAACACATGCGCCCCGGCGATACCATCTGGATCCCGCCCGGCGTGGAACACTGGCACGGCGCCGCACCAGAAACCGCCATGGTGCATCTGGCCCTGCAGGAAGAGCAGGATGGCTCGGCCGCCGACTGGCTGGAACATGTTACTGACGCAGACTATCTGCGCAGCCCTGAGAGCACCTACTGA
- a CDS encoding ABC transporter substrate-binding protein, producing MTFRSIVFAASSTLALMAGTAFAKDSVTIGMQLEPPHLDPTSAAAGAIDQVLYSNVFEGLTRFMGDGSVVPGLAKSWEISADGLSYTFHLNQGVTFHDGTTMDAEDVKFSLDRARAEDSTNAQKALFADIASVDVVDPATVKVTLSKANGNMLFNLAWGDAVIVAPESIDDIKTAPVGTGAFKFSGWVQGDSISLEKNADYWGTPAVLDGATFKFISDPTAAFAAVMAEDLDAFSAFPAPENLPQFDADPRFQVLVGSTEGETILSTNNLKAPFDDIRVRQALAHAIDRQAIIDGAMFGYGTPIGSHFAPHHPAYVDLTGQSAYDPERAKALLAEAGLADGFKTTLHLPPPSYARRGGEIVAAQLAQVGIEAEIINVEWAQWLETVFRGKDFGLTIVSHTEPMDIGIYARPDYYFQYDNPEFQELMTSLNATTDPDQRMAMLKQAQETIANDYVNGYLFQMASLSVAKADLQGLWANAPTQAIDLTAVSWAD from the coding sequence ATGACATTCAGATCAATCGTTTTTGCCGCCAGTTCAACACTGGCCCTCATGGCTGGCACTGCCTTTGCCAAGGATTCCGTCACCATCGGGATGCAGCTGGAACCACCACATCTGGACCCCACCAGCGCCGCCGCCGGGGCGATTGATCAGGTGCTGTATTCCAACGTCTTTGAAGGGCTGACCCGGTTCATGGGCGATGGCTCTGTGGTGCCTGGCCTGGCCAAAAGCTGGGAGATCTCCGCTGACGGGCTGAGCTATACGTTTCATCTGAACCAGGGTGTCACCTTCCATGACGGCACCACAATGGATGCCGAGGACGTGAAGTTCTCGTTGGATCGCGCCCGCGCCGAGGACAGCACCAACGCGCAAAAGGCCCTGTTTGCCGATATCGCCAGCGTGGATGTCGTCGACCCCGCCACGGTCAAAGTCACCCTGAGCAAAGCCAACGGCAACATGCTGTTCAACCTGGCCTGGGGAGACGCGGTTATCGTTGCCCCTGAAAGCATCGATGACATCAAAACCGCCCCTGTTGGTACCGGCGCCTTCAAGTTCTCCGGCTGGGTGCAGGGCGACAGCATCTCCCTGGAAAAGAACGCCGACTACTGGGGCACCCCGGCAGTGCTCGACGGTGCCACCTTCAAGTTCATTTCCGATCCCACCGCCGCCTTTGCAGCGGTCATGGCCGAAGATCTAGATGCCTTTTCCGCCTTCCCGGCGCCGGAAAACCTGCCGCAGTTTGATGCAGACCCGCGTTTTCAGGTCCTGGTCGGGTCGACCGAGGGGGAAACCATCCTGTCGACCAATAACCTGAAAGCGCCCTTTGACGATATCCGCGTGCGGCAAGCGCTGGCGCATGCGATTGACCGTCAGGCGATCATCGACGGCGCCATGTTTGGCTATGGCACCCCAATCGGCAGCCATTTTGCCCCCCATCACCCCGCCTATGTCGATCTGACCGGCCAGTCCGCCTATGATCCGGAACGCGCCAAGGCGCTGCTGGCCGAGGCCGGCCTTGCAGATGGCTTTAAAACCACCCTGCACCTGCCGCCCCCCTCCTATGCCCGTCGCGGTGGCGAAATCGTCGCCGCCCAGCTGGCACAGGTTGGCATCGAGGCCGAAATCATCAATGTGGAATGGGCCCAGTGGCTGGAAACCGTATTCCGCGGCAAGGATTTTGGCCTCACCATCGTCAGCCATACCGAGCCAATGGACATCGGCATCTATGCCCGCCCGGACTACTACTTTCAGTATGACAATCCTGAATTCCAGGAGCTGATGACCAGCCTGAACGCAACCACAGATCCCGATCAGCGCATGGCGATGCTCAAGCAGGCGCAGGAAACCATCGCAAATGACTATGTGAACGGATACCTGTTCCAGATGGCCTCTCTCAGCGTGGCCAAGGCCGATCTACAGGGGCTTTGGGCCAATGCGCCGACCCAAGCCATCGACCTGACCGCCGTAAGCTGGGCTGACTAA
- the panB gene encoding 3-methyl-2-oxobutanoate hydroxymethyltransferase: MSATSQTSAITASDILAQKGKAPIVSLTAYTTPMAQMMDQHCDFVLVGDSVGMVLHGLSSTLGVTMEMMILHGAAVARGLSRAMLVIDMPFGSYEESPDQAFRNAARLMRETNAAAVKLEGGVEMAATIRFLVARGIPVMAHVGLTPQSINTLGGYKVQGRDAAGAAVLAGAQAVAEAGAFAVVLEKVPQSLADEITAAVAIPTIGIGASAGCDGQVLVVDDMLGLFTAFKPKFVKRYGTLGVDAEAAIAAYAAEVRARAFPAAEHVFADQTAPAKG, translated from the coding sequence ATGAGCGCGACCTCACAAACCTCTGCCATCACCGCGAGCGATATCCTTGCTCAGAAGGGAAAAGCGCCGATTGTCAGCCTGACCGCCTATACCACGCCGATGGCGCAGATGATGGATCAACATTGTGACTTTGTTTTAGTCGGTGACAGCGTTGGCATGGTTCTGCACGGGCTTTCTTCGACGCTGGGCGTCACCATGGAGATGATGATTCTACATGGCGCGGCGGTTGCGCGTGGTCTGTCGCGTGCCATGTTGGTTATCGACATGCCTTTTGGCTCCTACGAGGAAAGCCCCGATCAGGCCTTTCGCAATGCGGCCCGCTTGATGCGGGAAACCAATGCGGCGGCGGTCAAGCTGGAGGGCGGTGTCGAGATGGCTGCGACCATCCGGTTTCTGGTGGCGCGCGGCATTCCGGTGATGGCCCATGTGGGGCTGACGCCGCAGTCGATCAACACTCTGGGCGGCTATAAGGTGCAGGGGCGCGACGCCGCTGGGGCCGCCGTGCTGGCGGGGGCGCAGGCCGTGGCCGAGGCGGGCGCCTTTGCCGTGGTGCTGGAGAAAGTGCCCCAGAGCCTGGCGGATGAGATCACCGCCGCCGTTGCCATTCCCACCATTGGTATAGGAGCCTCCGCAGGATGCGATGGTCAGGTTCTGGTGGTGGATGACATGCTGGGGCTGTTCACCGCCTTTAAGCCAAAGTTCGTCAAACGCTATGGCACGCTGGGCGTCGATGCCGAAGCCGCAATCGCCGCCTATGCAGCCGAGGTGCGCGCCCGCGCCTTCCCTGCTGCTGAACATGTCTTTGCTGACCAGACAGCACCTGCAAAAGGGTAA
- the panC gene encoding pantoate--beta-alanine ligase has product MTAPIIRQLAALRAKHSDWIRAGERVAVVPTMGALHAGHLSLVEAAKAACDRVIVTIFVNPKQFNNPEDLANYPRTEHDDATKLAPYGVDVIYVPDPDQIYPDGFASTVSVAGVADQMEGACRPGHFDGVATVVAKLFLQTGAHQAFFGEKDYQQLLVVRRMARDLDIPIQVVGCPTVREASGLAMSSRNMRLSAAGTAQAGALHPILTKLATALAAGGNFTPLGTAAEAAILAAGFDEVEYLSLCCAEDLSALDRADRPARLFVAAWLEGVRLIDNVAV; this is encoded by the coding sequence ATGACCGCTCCGATTATTCGCCAGCTCGCCGCGTTGCGGGCCAAACATAGTGACTGGATTCGCGCCGGTGAACGCGTCGCCGTGGTGCCCACCATGGGGGCGCTCCATGCGGGGCATCTGTCCCTGGTGGAGGCCGCCAAGGCCGCCTGCGACCGGGTGATCGTGACGATCTTTGTCAATCCCAAGCAGTTCAACAACCCCGAAGATCTGGCCAATTACCCGCGCACCGAACATGACGATGCCACCAAGCTGGCCCCCTACGGGGTTGACGTGATCTATGTGCCGGACCCGGATCAGATCTACCCGGATGGTTTTGCCAGCACGGTTTCGGTGGCTGGGGTGGCCGATCAGATGGAGGGGGCCTGTCGCCCTGGTCATTTTGACGGGGTCGCCACGGTGGTGGCCAAGCTGTTTTTGCAGACCGGTGCCCATCAGGCGTTTTTTGGCGAAAAGGATTATCAGCAGCTTTTGGTTGTCCGGCGCATGGCGCGGGACCTTGATATCCCAATCCAGGTGGTCGGCTGTCCAACCGTGCGCGAGGCCTCAGGCCTGGCGATGTCCTCACGCAATATGCGGCTCTCGGCTGCGGGTACGGCCCAGGCCGGGGCGCTGCATCCGATCCTGACCAAACTGGCGACGGCGCTGGCTGCTGGGGGTAATTTTACCCCTCTGGGCACGGCAGCGGAGGCGGCGATCCTGGCAGCGGGCTTTGACGAGGTGGAATACCTGTCGCTGTGCTGCGCAGAAGACCTGAGCGCTCTGGACAGGGCCGACCGCCCGGCGCGGCTTTTTGTGGCGGCCTGGCTGGAAGGGGTGCGCCTGATTGACAATGTCGCCGTCTAG
- the glpK gene encoding glycerol kinase GlpK — MKYILAIDQGTTSTRAVLFDGDMQAVGTAQQEFPQYFPKAGWVEHDLDEIWDSVVATCRQVLAETGITAGDLAGIGITNQRETTAVWDKATGAPLHRAIVWQDRRTVEICEALRGGGHEDMIRHKTGLLLDPYFSGTKASWILDQNPEARDRAARGELLFGTIDSFLIWRLTGGASHVTDATNASRTMLYDIREGAWSEEICGLLQVPMAMLPEVKDCAADFGITVPEILGEAVPILGVAGDQQAAGIGQACFAPGMMKSTYGTGCFALLNTGETPVVSHNRLLTTVAYQLGGKPTYALEGSIFIAGAAVQWLRDGLGLLEDAAQSGALARQADPEQDVLLVPAFTGLGAPYWQPECRGAVFGLTRGTGPAEMARAALQSVAYQTRDLWEAMRADWPEETHVTLRVDGGMSASDWTMQSLSDLLGAAVDRPKMQETTVLGAGWLAGMQAGIYPDQAGFAATWALDRKFTPQMAPAQRDAAYGRWQRAVQAVIGV, encoded by the coding sequence ATGAAATATATTCTGGCAATCGATCAGGGCACCACGTCAACACGGGCGGTGTTGTTTGACGGCGACATGCAGGCCGTGGGCACAGCGCAGCAGGAGTTCCCCCAGTATTTCCCCAAGGCGGGCTGGGTTGAACATGATCTGGATGAGATCTGGGATTCGGTTGTTGCAACCTGTCGCCAGGTTCTGGCGGAAACAGGGATCACAGCTGGGGATCTGGCAGGCATCGGCATTACCAACCAGCGCGAAACCACGGCGGTGTGGGACAAGGCGACAGGTGCGCCACTCCACCGGGCCATCGTCTGGCAGGATCGCCGCACAGTTGAGATCTGCGAGGCTTTGCGCGGTGGTGGCCATGAGGATATGATCCGCCACAAGACCGGCCTGCTGCTGGACCCCTATTTTTCCGGCACCAAGGCCAGCTGGATCCTGGATCAGAACCCAGAGGCCCGCGATCGCGCCGCGCGCGGGGAGCTGCTGTTTGGCACCATCGACAGCTTTTTGATCTGGCGGCTGACGGGCGGCGCCTCCCATGTGACCGATGCCACCAATGCGTCACGCACCATGCTCTATGACATTCGCGAAGGGGCCTGGAGCGAAGAGATCTGCGGCCTGCTGCAGGTGCCCATGGCGATGCTGCCGGAGGTGAAGGACTGCGCGGCAGATTTTGGCATCACGGTGCCTGAGATTCTGGGCGAGGCAGTGCCTATTCTGGGCGTTGCCGGCGACCAGCAGGCGGCGGGTATTGGCCAGGCCTGTTTTGCGCCGGGGATGATGAAATCCACCTATGGAACCGGGTGTTTTGCGCTGCTGAACACGGGCGAAACACCGGTTGTGTCGCACAATCGTCTGCTGACCACCGTGGCCTATCAGCTGGGCGGCAAGCCCACCTATGCGCTGGAGGGGTCCATCTTTATTGCTGGCGCTGCGGTGCAGTGGCTGCGGGATGGATTGGGGCTGCTTGAGGATGCGGCCCAGTCTGGGGCATTGGCCCGGCAGGCGGACCCCGAACAGGATGTGCTGTTGGTGCCCGCCTTTACCGGGCTGGGCGCGCCCTATTGGCAACCCGAATGTCGCGGCGCGGTCTTTGGTCTGACACGGGGCACTGGCCCAGCTGAAATGGCCCGCGCGGCGCTGCAAAGCGTGGCCTATCAGACGCGGGACCTGTGGGAGGCGATGCGGGCCGACTGGCCGGAAGAAACCCATGTGACCCTGCGGGTTGATGGCGGCATGAGCGCCAGTGACTGGACGATGCAAAGCCTGTCGGACCTGTTGGGGGCCGCTGTGGATCGTCCCAAGATGCAGGAGACAACAGTTCTGGGGGCTGGCTGGCTTGCCGGTATGCAGGCCGGGATCTACCCGGATCAGGCCGGTTTTGCTGCAACCTGGGCGCTGGATCGCAAATTCACGCCTCAAATGGCCCCAGCGCAGCGCGACGCGGCCTATGGCCGCTGGCAACGGGCGGTGCAGGCCGTCATTGGCGTTTAA